A part of bacterium genomic DNA contains:
- a CDS encoding ABC transporter substrate-binding protein encodes MKRFRSAARPGLVGILCLGMVGALAAGFGPSAGGASPLVVGVLSPFTGADAVLGAAHFAACFPAARQINAAGGILGRQVICKQFDTRGEPADAVPAARQMVASTPNLFMAIGVSSDEASSVMPILDQNHVPTFSQTGQSEFNQSKFTYFYRLVPADEYDAYAMVGIAVYLKHYKRIALVFGNDIGSQTFVAPAIQAIKKVGATVVINQAIALNQSSYRTEVTKLLAAKPDVILTEALGPADAIYLSEVKQLNNGMIPVIGSSATIDPVWFKAVSQAIGTADLVKYFLANDTPSTFSGPGYNAFKTNLLASASQYPAAPKYAKRGSTIHLYDGIVMTALAATAAKSTSRTVFQPWIVKIGDGTPGAQVAATYAEGVQALKKGLAIRYDGAGGPTHFDKWHNSNNGFVVVRYNEKGDEVQVGTLTNAQITTLSTP; translated from the coding sequence ATGAAACGATTCCGGTCAGCGGCTCGGCCCGGGCTCGTCGGGATACTGTGTCTCGGGATGGTGGGGGCTCTGGCCGCCGGCTTCGGGCCTTCGGCGGGCGGCGCGTCGCCGCTCGTGGTCGGCGTGCTGTCGCCGTTCACCGGCGCGGACGCCGTGCTCGGCGCGGCGCACTTTGCCGCCTGCTTCCCCGCCGCCCGTCAGATCAACGCGGCCGGCGGCATTCTCGGCCGCCAGGTGATCTGCAAGCAGTTCGATACCCGCGGCGAGCCCGCCGACGCGGTCCCCGCGGCCCGGCAGATGGTCGCCAGCACGCCGAATCTATTCATGGCGATCGGGGTGTCGTCGGATGAGGCCTCGAGCGTCATGCCGATTCTCGATCAAAACCACGTACCGACGTTCAGCCAGACGGGGCAGTCGGAGTTCAACCAGAGCAAGTTCACGTACTTCTACCGCCTGGTGCCGGCCGACGAGTACGACGCCTACGCGATGGTCGGGATCGCCGTCTATCTGAAGCACTACAAGCGGATCGCGCTTGTCTTCGGCAACGACATCGGCTCGCAGACCTTCGTGGCCCCCGCCATCCAGGCAATCAAGAAAGTGGGCGCCACGGTCGTGATCAATCAGGCCATCGCCCTCAACCAGTCCTCCTACCGCACCGAGGTGACGAAACTGCTCGCGGCCAAGCCGGACGTGATCCTGACCGAGGCGCTCGGCCCCGCCGACGCCATCTACCTCTCCGAGGTCAAACAGCTCAACAACGGCATGATTCCGGTCATCGGGTCGTCCGCCACGATCGATCCGGTCTGGTTCAAAGCGGTTTCCCAGGCCATCGGCACCGCCGACCTGGTCAAGTACTTCCTCGCCAACGACACGCCGTCCACGTTCAGCGGGCCGGGGTACAATGCGTTCAAGACCAACCTGCTGGCGTCGGCCTCCCAGTACCCGGCCGCGCCCAAGTATGCCAAGCGCGGCTCCACCATCCACCTGTACGACGGGATCGTCATGACGGCGCTTGCGGCGACCGCCGCCAAGAGCACCAGCCGGACCGTCTTCCAGCCGTGGATCGTCAAGATCGGCGACGGGACGCCGGGGGCGCAGGTTGCCGCGACCTACGCGGAGGGCGTGCAGGCGCTCAAGAAGGGGCTCGCCATTCGGTACGATGGCGCGGGCGGGCCGACGCACTTCGACAAGTGGCACAACTCCAACAACGGCTTTGTCGTGGTCCGCTACAACGAGAAAGGCGATGAAGTCCAGGTAGGCACCCTCACGAACGCGCAGATCACCACGCTCAGTACGCCATGA